A genomic segment from Actinoplanes sichuanensis encodes:
- a CDS encoding MMPL family transporter, whose product MATLLHRLGLASVRHRLLVTIAWLVALVAVGAGAGTLSGATANSFSIPGQESTTALALMKEKFGEASAGATVQVVFEAPTGQRITDPENAGKVAQIVAGLGKLPGVAAASNPLDPKSPAVSRDQVAAYSSVTYPVQPSEVTDEQRAAITAAVTDARATGLTVEARGEALSNPADIGGASEILGVVVALIVLALTYGSLVAAGMNLLTAIAGVGIGAAGIVTLTGFTELQSTTPILAVMLGLAVGIDYALFIVTRFRHELRRGLSVPAAAAMSVGTAGSAVVTAGLTVVIALAGLSVVGIPFLSEMGIAAAATIVIAVLVAITLVPAILGYVGRRALPRRQRVIAPVTVGTHSPQPVPPATEELPEGRGFIRGWARLVTEQRWLSLIGAVAVLAVIAIPFFSMKTTLAQRAAEGTTQARAQAIIDSRFGLGISSPLIVLIDGPNAATHAATVQKQVATLPGVALALPATPNADASAALVTLIPASGPEDQKTVDLVHAIRDQVADADGARVYVTGSTAVSIDVSQKLNDALPVYLGLVVGLAFVLLVLVFRSLLVPVVGVLGFLLTIGAAFGATVAVFQWGWAADAVNAGSTGPILSLAPIIIVGILFGLAMDYQVFLVSRMHEAHAHGADPKDAIVTGFRQAAPVVIAAATIMFAVFAAFVPEGNDTIKPIAFALAVGIAFDAFVVRMIAVPAALALLGRSAWWLPSWLRRLPELDVEGAALERRPPAADDNLTPSDQVPAGV is encoded by the coding sequence ATGGCAACGCTGCTGCACCGGCTCGGGCTGGCGTCAGTACGGCACCGCTTACTCGTCACGATCGCCTGGCTGGTCGCTCTCGTCGCGGTCGGCGCCGGCGCGGGCACCCTCTCCGGCGCCACCGCGAACAGCTTCAGCATCCCGGGCCAGGAGTCGACCACGGCCCTGGCGCTGATGAAGGAGAAGTTCGGCGAGGCGTCCGCGGGCGCCACCGTCCAGGTGGTGTTCGAGGCGCCGACCGGTCAGCGGATCACCGACCCGGAGAACGCCGGGAAGGTCGCCCAGATCGTCGCAGGCCTCGGCAAACTGCCGGGCGTGGCGGCCGCGAGCAACCCGCTCGACCCGAAGTCGCCGGCCGTCTCCCGGGACCAGGTGGCCGCGTACAGCTCGGTGACGTACCCGGTGCAGCCGTCCGAGGTCACCGACGAGCAGCGGGCGGCCATCACCGCCGCCGTCACCGACGCCCGCGCGACCGGTCTGACCGTCGAGGCCCGCGGCGAGGCGTTGAGCAACCCGGCCGACATCGGCGGCGCCTCCGAGATCCTCGGCGTGGTGGTCGCGCTGATCGTCCTGGCCCTCACCTACGGCTCCCTGGTCGCCGCCGGCATGAACCTGCTGACCGCGATCGCCGGTGTCGGTATCGGCGCGGCCGGCATCGTCACCCTGACCGGTTTCACCGAGCTGCAGTCGACCACCCCGATCCTCGCGGTCATGCTCGGCCTGGCCGTCGGCATCGACTACGCGCTGTTCATCGTCACCCGCTTCCGGCACGAACTGCGTCGCGGCCTGTCCGTCCCGGCCGCCGCGGCGATGAGTGTCGGCACCGCCGGCTCGGCCGTGGTGACCGCCGGGCTGACCGTGGTGATCGCCCTGGCCGGGCTGTCCGTGGTCGGCATCCCGTTCCTGTCCGAGATGGGCATCGCCGCCGCGGCCACCATCGTGATCGCCGTCTTGGTCGCGATCACCCTGGTCCCGGCGATCCTCGGCTACGTCGGCCGGCGGGCCCTGCCCCGTAGACAGCGCGTCATCGCTCCGGTCACCGTCGGGACCCATTCCCCGCAGCCTGTTCCCCCCGCCACGGAGGAGCTGCCGGAAGGGCGTGGCTTCATCCGTGGCTGGGCGCGGCTGGTCACCGAGCAGCGCTGGCTCAGCCTGATCGGCGCGGTCGCGGTCCTCGCCGTCATCGCGATCCCGTTCTTCTCGATGAAGACCACCCTCGCCCAGCGCGCCGCCGAGGGCACCACCCAGGCCCGCGCCCAGGCGATCATCGACAGCCGGTTCGGCCTCGGCATCAGCAGCCCGCTGATCGTGCTGATCGACGGTCCGAACGCGGCCACCCACGCCGCGACCGTCCAGAAGCAGGTCGCCACCCTGCCCGGCGTGGCCCTCGCGCTGCCCGCCACCCCGAACGCCGACGCCTCGGCCGCCCTGGTCACGCTGATCCCGGCGTCCGGTCCCGAGGATCAGAAGACCGTCGACCTGGTGCACGCCATCCGTGACCAGGTCGCCGACGCCGACGGCGCCCGTGTCTACGTCACCGGCAGCACCGCGGTCAGCATCGACGTCTCGCAGAAGCTGAACGACGCCCTCCCGGTCTACCTGGGCCTGGTCGTCGGCCTGGCGTTCGTGCTGCTGGTCCTGGTGTTCCGCTCGCTGCTGGTCCCGGTGGTCGGCGTGCTGGGCTTCCTGCTGACGATCGGTGCGGCGTTCGGCGCCACGGTCGCCGTCTTCCAGTGGGGTTGGGCCGCCGACGCGGTGAACGCCGGCTCCACCGGCCCGATCCTGAGTCTCGCCCCGATCATCATCGTCGGCATCCTGTTCGGCCTGGCCATGGACTACCAGGTCTTCCTGGTCTCCCGGATGCACGAGGCACACGCTCACGGCGCCGACCCGAAAGACGCGATCGTGACCGGTTTCCGCCAGGCCGCTCCGGTGGTGATCGCCGCCGCGACCATCATGTTCGCGGTGTTCGCGGCGTTCGTCCCGGAGGGCAACGACACCATCAAGCCGATCGCCTTCGCCCTGGCCGTGGGTATCGCGTTCGACGCGTTCGTGGTCCGGATGATCGCGGTCCCGGCGGCGCTGGCCCTGCTCGGCCGCTCCGCCTGGTGGCTGCCGTCGTGGCTGCGCCGGCTGCCTGAGCTGGACGTGGAGGGCGCCGCCCTGGAGCGCCGCCCACCCGCCGCCGACGACAACCTGACCCCGTCCGACCAGGTCCCGGCCGGAGTCTGA
- a CDS encoding AAA domain-containing protein, which produces MASSLVDLEHASYRNEGFCAALELAVAAGRELGPESTARDAGLDERVQRAAILRLRAGATANPGLLPLLAEGRFAESGDDPPDTDEVSRALAVPDVFCLVAPPGTARTLTVLEIVREAAERGERVLLAAPTPPAVEAVLSRLPPGALVIRPDQPGSGPGSLADAAAGVQQRILARSQAAARSLEPWLGEPSPALGWLRRLTTAVAEAAAARERADRAEAHRVATAEAARERLGAASRECARAAETAQVAAAHAADLVEQLTAAVRQAETATFRRWRAPGLRRRLSEAIRSAAAARSRSFDTISRYEERLRQLTQEVQQDSAVRMAADRSAFAELAARRALESAERAAHHLTRLLPDSPPVAEVASWTADQAGLAALADRCHELEPVLRARGGLLREWRQRAARPSRQLHTELLRYADVVATTCLGAGRPEHGDLEFDLLVLQDAARVPVPEALVPLVRARRAVLVGEPGRPPLRDPEVAGAWVAARCPSGADADELTALLTGSVFERVAARAPARNRAVKGW; this is translated from the coding sequence ATGGCGTCGAGCCTTGTCGATCTAGAGCATGCGTCCTACCGGAACGAGGGGTTCTGCGCAGCGCTCGAGTTGGCCGTCGCCGCGGGCCGTGAGCTCGGCCCGGAGTCCACCGCGCGGGACGCCGGCCTCGACGAGCGGGTCCAGCGTGCGGCGATCCTGCGGCTGCGCGCCGGGGCCACCGCCAACCCGGGGTTGCTGCCGCTGCTCGCCGAGGGGCGCTTCGCCGAGTCCGGTGACGACCCTCCGGACACCGACGAGGTGTCGCGCGCACTGGCCGTACCGGATGTGTTCTGTCTGGTTGCTCCGCCCGGCACCGCGCGGACCTTGACCGTTCTGGAGATCGTGCGCGAGGCCGCGGAACGCGGCGAGCGGGTGCTGCTCGCGGCGCCGACGCCGCCCGCGGTCGAGGCCGTTCTGTCCCGGTTGCCGCCGGGTGCGTTGGTGATCCGTCCTGATCAGCCGGGTTCCGGTCCGGGCAGTCTGGCCGACGCGGCAGCCGGGGTTCAGCAGCGCATTCTGGCCCGTTCGCAGGCCGCCGCCCGGTCTCTGGAGCCGTGGCTCGGTGAGCCGTCGCCGGCGCTCGGCTGGTTGCGGCGGCTGACCACCGCGGTCGCTGAGGCGGCCGCCGCCCGTGAGCGTGCCGACCGCGCCGAGGCGCATCGGGTGGCGACGGCGGAGGCCGCGCGGGAGCGTCTCGGTGCCGCGTCCAGGGAGTGCGCGCGGGCCGCCGAGACGGCTCAGGTGGCTGCCGCGCACGCCGCTGACCTGGTAGAACAGCTCACTGCCGCGGTGCGGCAGGCGGAGACCGCGACATTTCGCCGCTGGCGCGCACCGGGGCTTCGGCGTCGGCTGAGCGAGGCGATCCGGTCCGCCGCCGCGGCCCGCTCCCGGTCCTTCGACACCATTTCCCGGTACGAGGAACGCCTCCGACAATTGACGCAAGAGGTCCAGCAGGACAGCGCCGTCCGCATGGCAGCCGACCGTTCCGCGTTCGCCGAGCTCGCCGCCCGGCGTGCGCTGGAGTCCGCGGAACGGGCCGCCCACCACCTGACCCGCCTGCTGCCCGACTCCCCGCCGGTGGCCGAGGTCGCCTCCTGGACCGCCGACCAGGCGGGCCTGGCCGCGCTGGCCGATCGCTGTCACGAGCTGGAACCGGTGCTGCGCGCCCGTGGCGGTCTGCTGCGCGAGTGGCGTCAGCGCGCCGCCCGCCCGTCCCGGCAGCTGCACACCGAGCTCCTGCGGTACGCCGACGTGGTGGCCACCACCTGCCTCGGCGCAGGCCGTCCCGAGCATGGTGATCTGGAGTTCGACCTGCTCGTCCTGCAGGACGCGGCCCGGGTGCCGGTGCCCGAGGCGCTGGTGCCGCTGGTCCGGGCCCGCCGCGCGGTGCTGGTCGGCGAGCCCGGCCGCCCACCGTTGCGCGATCCCGAGGTGGCCGGCGCCTGGGTGGCCGCCCGCTGCCCGTCCGGCGCCGACGCGGACGAGCTGACCGCCCTGCTCACCGGCAGTGTGTTCGAGCGGGTCGCGGCCCGTGCCCCGGCCCGCAACCGGGCGGTGAAAGGCTGGTGA
- a CDS encoding beta-galactosidase: protein MLWPEPLSVRHQAWATPLRRPRMSNDEDVRPGLSLTNRYLTRDGVPVIPVSGELHYSRVPRERWAERLRQMKAGGVTVVASYIFWLHHTPQRGAGRFDGNLDVAAFVDLAVEIGLDVVLRIGPWCHGESRNGGFPDWVQQAPVRHRTDDPAYLELVTEWFAEIAAAVGDRFGKVLGIQLENELYDQPQHLVTLKRLAREAGMAAPLWTATAWGGADLPPDEVLPLYGGYGDGFWVDADAPWDPTFRDHYFFSHVWDDAGIGADVRRAQAIEAASGGPRTPSDDFPAATCELGGGMATAYHRRPRPAALDVAAIAHCKIGNGSAWQGYYMYAGGTNPGPDLHESHATGYPNDIARLGYDFHAPIGEAGTLAPSHAQLRRQHAFLSAFGHRLAEMPSSLPDVRPADVEDTTTLRWALRSDGESGFLFLSWHQPHFPLDTYRDARFKISLDTGEIEFPSKPIDIPPGTLARWPLNLTAGDTTITYATASALTLLPGDVPTLVLIAEDGIDVEIAVSGTVQTLTPTFTPVRFGGLDVLVLPASAAGSVWVTEETTRRLLLSDDELQWDAGGTLTVKASKTAEVRLYDPTVGAFTVVTVPQSTAPMLQSVTVEQLRPAAPTVPVSYGKHDGRPSAPSPETLDELAAVYRLHLPDFAADPSRDPLLHITWAGDIGELRIDGHPVTDRYWDGAVWTVNLTDAGYVAGAQVTLHLLPLAAGSPVSVPVEARTRLTASETQLLTLDSVEVVARTTSTAVTPG, encoded by the coding sequence ATGTTGTGGCCCGAGCCGCTCTCCGTTCGCCACCAAGCCTGGGCGACTCCGCTGCGCCGGCCGCGGATGAGCAACGACGAGGACGTGCGGCCCGGCCTCTCACTGACCAACCGCTACCTGACCCGCGACGGTGTTCCGGTCATCCCGGTCTCCGGCGAACTGCACTACAGCCGGGTTCCCCGCGAGCGCTGGGCGGAACGGCTGCGGCAGATGAAGGCCGGTGGCGTCACCGTGGTGGCGAGCTACATCTTCTGGCTGCATCACACGCCGCAGCGCGGTGCCGGCCGCTTCGACGGCAACCTCGACGTGGCCGCGTTCGTCGACCTGGCGGTCGAGATCGGTCTCGACGTGGTCCTCCGGATCGGCCCCTGGTGCCACGGCGAGTCCCGCAACGGCGGTTTCCCCGACTGGGTGCAGCAGGCCCCGGTGCGGCACCGCACCGACGACCCGGCCTACCTGGAGCTGGTCACCGAGTGGTTCGCCGAGATCGCCGCCGCGGTCGGCGACCGGTTCGGCAAGGTCCTCGGCATCCAACTCGAGAACGAGCTCTACGACCAGCCGCAGCACCTGGTCACCCTCAAGCGCCTGGCCCGCGAGGCGGGCATGGCCGCGCCGCTCTGGACGGCCACCGCGTGGGGCGGCGCCGACCTGCCCCCCGATGAGGTGCTGCCGCTGTACGGCGGCTACGGCGACGGTTTCTGGGTGGACGCCGACGCCCCCTGGGACCCGACCTTCCGCGACCACTACTTCTTCTCGCACGTCTGGGACGACGCGGGCATCGGCGCCGACGTCCGGCGCGCGCAGGCGATCGAGGCGGCCTCCGGCGGCCCGCGCACCCCGTCCGACGACTTCCCGGCAGCGACCTGCGAACTCGGCGGCGGCATGGCCACCGCCTACCACAGGCGTCCCCGCCCGGCCGCCCTCGACGTCGCCGCCATCGCCCACTGCAAGATCGGCAACGGGTCGGCGTGGCAGGGCTACTACATGTACGCCGGCGGCACCAATCCCGGCCCGGACCTGCACGAATCGCACGCCACCGGCTATCCCAACGACATCGCCCGGCTCGGCTACGACTTCCACGCCCCGATCGGCGAGGCCGGCACCCTGGCCCCCAGCCACGCCCAACTGCGCCGCCAGCACGCGTTCCTGTCCGCTTTCGGTCACCGCCTGGCGGAGATGCCGTCCAGCCTGCCGGACGTCCGCCCGGCCGACGTCGAGGACACCACGACGCTGCGATGGGCGCTGCGCAGCGACGGGGAGAGCGGATTCCTGTTCCTCTCCTGGCACCAGCCGCACTTCCCGCTGGACACCTACCGGGACGCCCGGTTCAAGATCTCCCTGGACACCGGCGAGATCGAGTTCCCGTCGAAGCCCATCGACATCCCGCCGGGCACCCTGGCCCGCTGGCCGCTCAACCTCACCGCGGGCGACACCACCATCACGTACGCCACCGCCTCGGCCCTGACCCTGCTGCCCGGTGACGTGCCCACGCTGGTCCTGATCGCCGAGGACGGCATCGACGTCGAAATCGCCGTGTCCGGAACTGTTCAGACCTTGACGCCGACCTTCACCCCGGTCCGCTTCGGCGGCCTCGACGTGCTCGTCCTCCCGGCCTCGGCGGCCGGTTCGGTCTGGGTCACCGAGGAGACCACCCGCCGCCTGCTGCTCAGCGACGACGAACTGCAGTGGGACGCAGGCGGAACGCTCACCGTCAAGGCTTCCAAAACCGCGGAGGTACGGCTATACGACCCCACAGTCGGAGCCTTCACCGTGGTGACAGTTCCCCAATCCACGGCACCGATGCTCCAGTCGGTGACCGTCGAGCAGTTGCGCCCGGCCGCCCCCACGGTCCCGGTCAGCTACGGCAAACACGACGGCCGTCCGTCCGCGCCCAGCCCCGAAACACTCGACGAGCTGGCCGCCGTCTACCGCCTGCACCTGCCCGACTTCGCCGCCGACCCGTCCCGCGACCCGCTGCTGCACATCACGTGGGCCGGCGACATCGGCGAGCTGCGCATCGACGGCCACCCGGTGACCGACCGCTACTGGGACGGCGCGGTGTGGACGGTCAATCTGACCGACGCCGGTTACGTCGCCGGCGCCCAGGTGACTCTGCACCTGCTGCCGCTGGCCGCCGGCTCCCCGGTGTCGGTCCCGGTGGAGGCCCGCACCCGCCTGACCGCCTCCGAGACCCAGCTGCTCACCCTGGACTCGGTGGAGGTGGTCGCCCGCACCACCTCCACCGCCGTGACCCCCGGATAG
- a CDS encoding TetR/AcrR family transcriptional regulator, with amino-acid sequence MPRPTKQQIDDEILEAAAHLFARHGFKETSVQRIADTVGYSKTGLLHRFPTKEALQTAVIDRCVEQIGETGAGVAALPTGPERDRVVLTGLAHLAVAQPGMVALLLSSMLAEPESDIGNSCAVLGQALAAAFGDELHGDTERALRITGALGAVAVASLALCDQLTADAPARLAAIGYDALGH; translated from the coding sequence ATGCCCCGTCCCACGAAGCAGCAGATCGACGACGAGATCCTCGAGGCCGCGGCGCACCTGTTCGCCCGGCACGGGTTCAAGGAGACCTCGGTCCAGCGGATCGCGGACACGGTCGGCTACTCCAAAACCGGCCTGCTGCACCGCTTCCCGACCAAGGAGGCGCTCCAGACGGCCGTCATCGACCGCTGCGTCGAGCAGATCGGGGAGACCGGCGCCGGAGTCGCCGCGCTGCCCACCGGCCCGGAGCGCGACCGGGTGGTGCTGACCGGTCTCGCCCACCTGGCCGTCGCCCAGCCGGGCATGGTCGCGCTGCTGCTCTCGTCGATGCTCGCCGAGCCGGAGAGCGACATCGGCAACTCGTGCGCGGTCCTCGGACAGGCCCTCGCCGCCGCCTTCGGCGACGAACTCCACGGCGACACCGAACGGGCCCTGCGGATCACCGGCGCCCTCGGCGCGGTCGCGGTCGCCAGTCTCGCCCTCTGCGACCAGCTCACCGCCGACGCCCCGGCCCGCCTCGCCGCGATCGGCTACGACGCCCTCGGCCACTGA